One Parvivirga hydrogeniphila genomic window, TGATCTCGTTGAAGCCGAGCGTCGCCATCGCAAGGTAGTGCCCTTTGAGGCGCAGGCTCGGCATGGCCACGGCCCACCCCGCTAGAGCGGCCACAGCGACCGCGCCAGCGAGCGACGCTGGCCACGGCATCCGAAGCGTCCCTGCGAGGTACGCCGAGGCGTACGCGCCGATACCGAAGAACGCCGCATGTCCGAGCGAGACCTGCCCTGCGAACCCGAAGAGCAGCGCCAGGCCGACCACGATGATCGAGTTCACTCCCACGAACGTGAGCACTTTCAGCACGTACCGGTCGCTGACGACGAGCGGGACCGCGAGCAGCGCCGCCGCTCCGAGCGCCACGAGCGCCTGGCGATACCGCGCCTTCACAGCTTCTCCCCGAGGTGCCGTCCGACGATGCCTTGCGGCCGCAATACGAGCACGGCGAGCAGCACGACCAGCGCGACCGCGTCTTTGTACGTGCCGGAGACGAACGCGACAGCGCCGCTCTCGAGAAGGCCGAGCGCGAATCCGCCGACGATCGCGCCCACCGGGTCACCGAGACCGCCGAGCAGTGCGGCTGCGAAGCCCTTGAGTCCCATGCGCGCTCCGACGTCGTAGGCCGTCTGCGTCACCGGGGCCACCGCTGCCCCCGCGAGCGCGCCGAGCGCCCCCGCGAGCCCGAACGCGAGCATCACGACGCGCGCAGTGTCGATGCCCACGATGCGCGCAGCATCGTGGCTGATCGAGCACGCGCGCATCGCGAGCCCGACTTTGGTGAAGCGGTACACGGCCGTCAACGCGGCCGCCGCAGCGACCGCGAGGCCGATGACCCACAGCGCTTGCGGATCGATGAGAGCGCCTGCCACCCGCAACGGCTGGCCGGCAGTGAACGGCGGCACCGCTCGCTCGTCCGGTCCGAACAGGTGCCTCGCACCGGACTTGATGAGCATGGAGCAGCCGATCGTGATGATGACGAGCGCGAGCCCTCCTGCCGAGCGAGCTGGCCTCAGCGCCAGGCGCTCCACGAGGCAGCCGATCGCCGCGGTCATCGCGACCGCCCCGATAACGCAGGCGCCGAGCGGCACGCCTGCCGCGACACCGGCCGCGACGAGCATGCCGCCCAGCATGAAGAACTCCCCTTGCGCGAAGTTGATGATGCCGGTCGACGCGAACACCAGCGTGAAACCGAGCGCCATCAGCGCGTATATCGCTCCGTTCTGCAGTCCGGACGCGACGAATTGCAGGGCGTCTGCGCCGCTCATCAGCACCTTCCGCCGCAGCTCACTGCGTGTCGAGCACCCACGCGCCGTTCTCGACGCGGTACAGCACGAGCTCCGATTCCGTCAGACCGTTGTGATCGGTCGGCGAGTAGCTGAACGTACCGCCGACGCCCACGAGGCCCTTCGTCTGCTCGATTGCGTCCCGGAGCTTGGCGGGGGTCGGTTCGCCTTCCACACGCTTGAGCGCGTCGACCACGATCAGGAACGCATCGTACGCGTGTCCTGCGAAGATGTCCGGCGGCTCGCCGTACTTCTGGGTGTACGAATCGATGAACTCCGTTGCGACGCGGTACGCCTCGGTGTCGGTCCCATAGGCGCTCGGCACGAGGATCTTCCCTGCGGCGAACCGGAACCCTTCGGCTCCGTCGCCTGCGCCCTGAATGAACTCCTTGCGTCCGTTTCCGGGCCCCCCGAACAGCGGTTGCGTCATACCGAGCTGCTTCATGCCCTTGGCGATGAGCGCGGCCTCTTTGCCAGCGTTCCACATCAGCACCGCATCAGGCTTGGCAGCGCGGATCTTCGTGAGCTGCGAGGACATATCGGTGTCGCCCGGGTTGAACGTCTCGTCTGCGACGATGGTGATGCCAGCTGCCGGGGCCTCCTTCGCGATGATGGCGTGGCCGTCCTTGCCATATCCGCCGCTGTCTGAGATGAGCGCGACTTTGGCGAGGCCCTTGCCAGCGATCGCCTTCAGCACGAACGGCACCACGATGCGGTTCGGCCACGGCGTCTGGAACACCATCGGGTCGAGCTGGTCGGTGATGACCGACCCGCCGGCCATCGATACCTGCGGCACTCCGGCCCGTTGCACCTCAGAACGCATGGCCATCGTCTGCGCCGTGCCTGTGGCGCCGATGATCGCGAGCACGCCGTCCTGGTCGATCAGCTTCGTAGCAGCGGCCGCGGCCTTCGCCGGGTCCGTGGCGTCGTCTTCGAAGATCACTTCGACCGGGTGGCCGTTGATGCCGCCGCTCGCGTTGACCGCGTCTCGCTGAAGCTCGATGGCCTTCTTCTCGGGCACGCCGAGCCCGGCATAGGTGCCGGTGAGCGAGACGACCGCGCCGATCCGGTACGGCTCCTTGTCGGCCTGCCCGCCTTCGGTCCCACCTCCCTGCTTCGCACCGCAACCGCCGAGCGCTCCAGCGAGCACCGCGGCGACGACGAGCGCTGCCCCGAAGCGCGCGCGCACTCTCGACATGGCTCCTCCTTTCCCGAGCGTCACGCTTGGGCGCGACGCCCCCCTACCCCTGCACCGACGGCCTGAGCGCCGCGATGTCCTCCTGGGAGACCAAACGCACCGGCCTGCCCTCGAGCAGCCGGAGCGCACGGTTCACGTCGGCGACGTTGATGACCACGAGCGTGGCCACCAGCGAATAGACGTACTCGATGTTCACGCCGGCATCCGACACGACCTTGAGGATCCCTGCAAGGCCGCCGGGAACGTCCGGGACGTCGATGCAGATCACGTCGTCCACGCGCACCGTGAAGCCGGCGGCCTTGATCGCCTGCTCGGCCTGCTCGGGCCTGTCCACCACCAGACGCAGGATGCCGTAGTCCGCGGTGTCCGATACAGAGAACCCGCGGATGTTCACGCCTGCGTCTCCGAGGATTCCCGTCACCTCGCTCACGCGCCCCGACTTGTTCTCGATGAACACGGAGATCTGCTTGACGGTTGGACCCATCGCTACCGACACGCTCCTTTCAGACACGCTGCCCTGCCGAGCTCGAACGCGCGCAGGTTCGCCTCGACGGTGGCTGGCGGCACGCGCGACGCGATGACCTCGGCCCACGACTCTTCAGACAGCGGAAGCCCTGCCGAAGCGGCGCCAAGGAGCACGATGTTGGCTGACTTCGACGATCCGGCCTCGCACGCCAACGCTTCCGCATCGACGAAGATGGCGCCTTCGCGCGCGAGCGCGGCTTCAAGGTCGTCGGGCACCCGCGCCGCGCCGACGAGCACCGGCAGCGGCAAGACCACCCGCTGGTTCACCACCAAGCGGCCGTCACGCTTGAGCAACGGGAGCTGCCGTGCGGCTTCGATCATCTCGAACGCGATGAGGTGGTCTGCGGTGCCCGGATCGACGACCGGTGCGTGCACTTCGTCGCCGAACCGCACGAAGGTGATGACCGACCCTCCGCGTTGCGCCATGCCGTGGACCTCCGACAGCCGCACATCGTGCCCGTCTGCCATCGCGACCTTTGCGAGGACGTCTCCGGCGAGGATCGTCCCTTGCCCGCCCACACCGGCCAGCACCACCGTCGTCACGCCGCTCATCGTGCGCTCCCCCCGAGATCGCAGGCCGGTCCTGCCGGCACGATCGCGCCGAAGCGGCACACCTGCTCGCACTGGCCGCAGCCGACGCAGATGGTGACGTCTATCTGCGCATTCCCGCTGTCCGCCTTCGAGATGGCTGGGCAACCGAGCTGGATGCATGAGCCGCACGCGGTGCACACGTCGTCGTCCACGGCGACGGGGTCCTTCACCCGCTTCTCGAGCAGCGCGCACGGGGCCTTGGCGATCAGGACCGCCAGCGTCGGCGCGGCGATCGCCTCTTTGAGCGCCGCTAGTGTCGTTGCGAGATCGAACGGATCGACCGTGCGCACCCACCCGGCGCCGCACGCCCGCGCGAGCGCCTCGAGGTCGAGCTCGCTCGTGTGCTCCCCGGAAAGCGTGACGCCCGAGATGGGATTGCCTTGATGCCCGGTCATCGCCGTGGTGCGGTTGTCGAGCACGACGATCGTGCCGTGGCTCCCGTTGTAGGCCATGTGCACGAGACCGGTGATGCCCGAATGCGCGAAGGTGGAGTCGCCGATGACGCCGATCACTGGGCGTTCGCGCTCGACGAGCGAGGCGCCGTGCGCCATCCCGACGCTCGCTCCCATGCAGATGCACGAGTCCATCGCCGCGAGCGGCGGCGCAGCACCGAGCGTGTAGCAGCCGATGTCGCCGGTCACGACGGCCTTCGTCCTCTTGAGCGCCCAGAACACGCCGCGATGCGGACAGCCGGGGCACATGAGCGGCGGGCGCTCTGGGACCCCTTCACGGACCTTCCGCACCTCCAGGGGGAGCACCCCGAACGCCGCACGCACGACGGCGGGAGTGACCTCGCCCCACGCCGGGAGCGGGACCTCTCGCACCGCGACCCCTGCCTGCACGACCAGGTCCCGCACGAACGGACCGAGCTCCTCGACGACAGCGACCGACTCGACCTCGGCCGCGAAGGCCCGCACCAGGTCCCGTGGGAACGGGTGCACCATGCCGATCTTCAGCACCGAGGCGTCCGGCAGCGCCTCGCGCACCGCACGGTACGCAGCGCCGTCGACGATCACACCCAACGAGCGGTCGCGCAGCTCGACGCGATTCAGACCCGACAGCTCCGCGTGCTCCGCAAGCCGCACGAGGCGCTCCTCGAGGTCGATCCTCCGGCGACGCGCGTTCGCAGGGACCATCACCCACTTGGCAGGGTCCTTGATGTACGGTTGAGGTTGAACCTGAGCCCGTGCGCCGTCGACCTCGACGACACCCTTCGAGTGCGACACGCGCGTCGTCGAGCGCACGAGCACCGGGACGTCGAACTCCTCCGAGATCTCGAACGCCGCGCGTGTCATCGCGAGCGCCTCGGCAGGATCCGCAGGTTCGAGCATGGGCACCTTTGCAGCCACGGCGTAGCGACGGCTGTCCTGCTCGTTCTGCGAGGAGTGCATGCCGGGGTCGTCTGCCACGAACAGCACGTACCCCCCGCCGACGCCCGTGTACGCGAGCGTGAACAGCGGGTCTGCTGCCACGTTCAGCCCGACGTGCTTCATCGTCACGATGACCCGGCCGCCCGCGAGGCTGACGCCGGCCGCG contains:
- a CDS encoding branched-chain amino acid ABC transporter permease, whose product is MSGADALQFVASGLQNGAIYALMALGFTLVFASTGIINFAQGEFFMLGGMLVAAGVAAGVPLGACVIGAVAMTAAIGCLVERLALRPARSAGGLALVIITIGCSMLIKSGARHLFGPDERAVPPFTAGQPLRVAGALIDPQALWVIGLAVAAAAALTAVYRFTKVGLAMRACSISHDAARIVGIDTARVVMLAFGLAGALGALAGAAVAPVTQTAYDVGARMGLKGFAAALLGGLGDPVGAIVGGFALGLLESGAVAFVSGTYKDAVALVVLLAVLVLRPQGIVGRHLGEKL
- the iorA gene encoding indolepyruvate ferredoxin oxidoreductase subunit alpha, whose protein sequence is MARTLFSGNEAVARGAWEAGVAVGVGYPGTPSTEVLENLVRYEGVRCEWAPNEKVAAEVAAGVSLAGGRVIVTMKHVGLNVAADPLFTLAYTGVGGGYVLFVADDPGMHSSQNEQDSRRYAVAAKVPMLEPADPAEALAMTRAAFEISEEFDVPVLVRSTTRVSHSKGVVEVDGARAQVQPQPYIKDPAKWVMVPANARRRRIDLEERLVRLAEHAELSGLNRVELRDRSLGVIVDGAAYRAVREALPDASVLKIGMVHPFPRDLVRAFAAEVESVAVVEELGPFVRDLVVQAGVAVREVPLPAWGEVTPAVVRAAFGVLPLEVRKVREGVPERPPLMCPGCPHRGVFWALKRTKAVVTGDIGCYTLGAAPPLAAMDSCICMGASVGMAHGASLVERERPVIGVIGDSTFAHSGITGLVHMAYNGSHGTIVVLDNRTTAMTGHQGNPISGVTLSGEHTSELDLEALARACGAGWVRTVDPFDLATTLAALKEAIAAPTLAVLIAKAPCALLEKRVKDPVAVDDDVCTACGSCIQLGCPAISKADSGNAQIDVTICVGCGQCEQVCRFGAIVPAGPACDLGGSAR
- a CDS encoding ACT domain-containing protein, which gives rise to MGPTVKQISVFIENKSGRVSEVTGILGDAGVNIRGFSVSDTADYGILRLVVDRPEQAEQAIKAAGFTVRVDDVICIDVPDVPGGLAGILKVVSDAGVNIEYVYSLVATLVVINVADVNRALRLLEGRPVRLVSQEDIAALRPSVQG
- a CDS encoding indolepyruvate oxidoreductase subunit beta; its protein translation is MSGVTTVVLAGVGGQGTILAGDVLAKVAMADGHDVRLSEVHGMAQRGGSVITFVRFGDEVHAPVVDPGTADHLIAFEMIEAARQLPLLKRDGRLVVNQRVVLPLPVLVGAARVPDDLEAALAREGAIFVDAEALACEAGSSKSANIVLLGAASAGLPLSEESWAEVIASRVPPATVEANLRAFELGRAACLKGACR
- a CDS encoding ABC transporter substrate-binding protein — translated: MSRVRARFGAALVVAAVLAGALGGCGAKQGGGTEGGQADKEPYRIGAVVSLTGTYAGLGVPEKKAIELQRDAVNASGGINGHPVEVIFEDDATDPAKAAAAATKLIDQDGVLAIIGATGTAQTMAMRSEVQRAGVPQVSMAGGSVITDQLDPMVFQTPWPNRIVVPFVLKAIAGKGLAKVALISDSGGYGKDGHAIIAKEAPAAGITIVADETFNPGDTDMSSQLTKIRAAKPDAVLMWNAGKEAALIAKGMKQLGMTQPLFGGPGNGRKEFIQGAGDGAEGFRFAAGKILVPSAYGTDTEAYRVATEFIDSYTQKYGEPPDIFAGHAYDAFLIVVDALKRVEGEPTPAKLRDAIEQTKGLVGVGGTFSYSPTDHNGLTESELVLYRVENGAWVLDTQ